Proteins from one Fischerella sp. PCC 9605 genomic window:
- a CDS encoding efflux RND transporter permease subunit, protein MQATKQGGGFSVSALAIRQHIGTLMLTLAVIVMGIFFITKLPVDLLPSITYPRIGVRIEAPGVSPEVAVDEVTKPLEEAFAATEGVVQIFSQTREGQINLDLFFQPGGNIDQALNDATAAFNRARSNLPDTIEEPRIFKFDPSQSPIYELALTSPSLKGVDLRVFAEEELVRELSVVSGVAGVDVSGGVQEEVRLNIDLDRLQALGVGLTDVLNELTNRNQDISGGRIFGQNSEPLTRTVGRFQTADEIRNLSFEVSSSSPTSSTSSTLPVSPSPTPPSRIYLRDFAEVIDGTEKQRLFVLLNGEPAVKVSIQKQPDANTIDVVDGVKKRIEELRKSGVIPEGTVLTPTLDESRFISNSIANVTSSGLIGAALAAIAVLLFLGSLRQTLIIVIAIPLATLAAIIFMGLFGLSLNIFSLGGLALGVGIVVDNSIVMLENIAEGAGMTPGKDTRTHLSPWQLIRQAEQSSQEVESALVASTSTNLVAVLPFLLIGGFISLLFNELILTISFAVAASILIAVTVVPMLTSRMLSWRISSGLSDFWFLRKFNRRFDAATRGYGTFLSKVLRFRLLAVAIAIALLGGGSLWIAPHIPQEILPRINTGQASLFAQFPPGTPLENNQKVMAAVDDILRRQPETEYVFSSIGGFLFGSNTTENPLRSSSTITLKPDSDIEAYVERVTQEFNKLNLAGIRLRLAPGQVRGLILTNSPTRGADVDIVLQGNDADTLQQAGQQLLASLEEKVTLARFRPDADPRQPEIQIRPDWERVAALGLTAREIGDTIATAIQGSVPTQLQRENRLVDVRVQLNEESVRSPSQLERLPLFVENNRQVRLSDVASIVDAQAPGEIQRINQRQVFIIAGNLTEGANLSDAQAQVNEVLNSLKLPQGVTVLPSSTAESNRQLQNSLWLLGGLASFLVFVVMAVQYNSLIDPLVIMFTIPLALAGGIFGLYVTKTAIGATVIVGAVLLVGIVVNNAIIMVELANQLREHKGVDRQTAILQAAPQRLRPVLMTTITTVLGMFPLALGIGEGSEFLQPLGIVVFSGLSLATLLTLFIIPCFYTLLHDVVSWKWAKRILMRLGMFRKI, encoded by the coding sequence ATGCAGGCAACAAAACAGGGTGGGGGATTTAGTGTCAGCGCCCTCGCTATCCGCCAACACATCGGCACACTGATGCTAACCTTGGCAGTGATTGTAATGGGCATATTTTTTATTACTAAACTGCCAGTAGATTTACTGCCATCAATTACCTATCCCCGGATTGGTGTGCGAATCGAAGCCCCTGGAGTTTCACCAGAGGTAGCGGTAGACGAAGTCACTAAGCCACTGGAAGAAGCTTTTGCTGCTACAGAGGGCGTGGTGCAAATTTTTTCTCAAACCCGCGAAGGACAGATAAATTTGGATTTGTTCTTTCAACCGGGAGGTAATATTGACCAAGCCCTCAATGATGCCACAGCTGCATTTAATAGAGCCAGAAGTAATTTACCAGACACGATAGAAGAACCTCGTATCTTTAAATTTGACCCTTCTCAATCACCTATTTACGAATTGGCATTAACTTCACCTTCATTAAAAGGTGTTGATTTGCGGGTATTTGCCGAAGAAGAACTAGTTCGTGAACTAAGTGTGGTGTCAGGAGTAGCGGGGGTAGACGTATCGGGAGGAGTACAAGAAGAAGTCAGGCTAAATATAGATTTAGATCGCTTACAAGCATTGGGTGTTGGTTTAACAGATGTACTTAATGAACTGACAAATCGGAACCAAGATATCTCTGGTGGTCGAATTTTTGGACAAAATTCCGAACCTCTCACCCGCACTGTCGGACGCTTCCAAACCGCTGATGAAATCCGCAATCTTTCTTTTGAAGTCTCCTCATCTTCCCCCACTTCTTCCACTTCCTCCACTCTCCCTGTCTCCCCCTCTCCCACTCCTCCCAGTCGCATCTATCTACGTGACTTTGCTGAAGTCATTGATGGTACAGAAAAACAACGCCTATTCGTCTTACTTAACGGGGAACCAGCGGTAAAAGTCAGCATCCAAAAGCAGCCAGATGCCAACACAATTGATGTTGTCGATGGAGTAAAAAAGCGAATAGAAGAATTGAGAAAATCTGGTGTTATTCCTGAGGGAACAGTTCTCACACCTACCTTAGATGAATCACGGTTTATCAGTAATTCTATTGCCAATGTTACTAGTTCCGGTTTGATCGGAGCAGCATTGGCAGCGATCGCCGTCCTTTTATTTCTCGGTTCGTTGCGGCAAACTCTGATCATTGTGATTGCCATTCCTCTCGCAACCCTTGCTGCCATTATTTTCATGGGTTTATTTGGCTTATCGCTGAATATTTTCAGCTTGGGCGGTTTGGCATTGGGTGTAGGTATTGTGGTAGATAACTCCATCGTCATGTTGGAGAATATTGCCGAGGGTGCGGGTATGACTCCCGGCAAAGATACGAGAACCCACTTGAGTCCGTGGCAATTAATTAGACAGGCAGAACAAAGCAGCCAAGAAGTAGAATCAGCTTTGGTGGCTTCTACTAGCACCAACCTAGTAGCCGTGTTGCCGTTTTTGCTTATTGGCGGCTTTATCTCGCTGCTATTCAATGAATTAATTCTCACCATCAGCTTTGCTGTCGCCGCTTCTATCTTAATTGCGGTAACAGTAGTACCGATGCTCACTTCCCGGATGTTGTCATGGCGTATTTCCAGTGGCCTGAGTGATTTCTGGTTCTTACGGAAGTTTAATCGCCGCTTTGATGCTGCAACTAGAGGATACGGTACTTTTTTGAGTAAAGTATTGCGTTTTCGCTTGTTAGCTGTGGCGATCGCAATTGCCCTGTTAGGTGGTGGTAGTTTGTGGATAGCACCACACATTCCCCAAGAAATTCTACCCCGCATCAACACCGGACAAGCTAGCTTATTTGCTCAGTTTCCTCCCGGTACACCTTTAGAAAATAATCAAAAAGTCATGGCTGCGGTTGATGACATTCTCCGCCGCCAGCCAGAAACAGAGTACGTATTTTCCAGCATCGGCGGTTTTTTATTTGGCAGCAACACCACTGAAAATCCGCTGCGGAGTTCCAGCACTATTACTCTCAAACCTGATTCTGATATAGAAGCCTATGTTGAACGAGTCACTCAAGAATTTAACAAACTAAATTTAGCAGGTATTCGCTTGCGTTTAGCTCCTGGTCAAGTACGGGGTTTAATTCTCACCAACTCTCCCACTCGTGGTGCTGATGTTGACATAGTTCTGCAAGGAAATGACGCAGACACTCTACAACAAGCTGGACAGCAATTGCTGGCAAGCCTAGAAGAAAAAGTCACCTTAGCCAGATTTCGTCCCGATGCCGATCCGCGTCAACCCGAAATTCAAATCCGTCCAGATTGGGAAAGGGTTGCAGCTTTGGGTTTGACTGCAAGAGAAATTGGTGACACGATTGCGACTGCAATTCAAGGAAGTGTACCCACACAGCTGCAACGGGAAAATCGTCTTGTGGATGTGCGGGTGCAATTAAATGAAGAATCTGTGCGATCGCCCTCCCAACTGGAGAGATTACCCTTATTTGTGGAGAATAATCGTCAGGTACGCCTTAGTGACGTAGCAAGTATTGTCGATGCTCAAGCCCCTGGAGAGATTCAGCGCATCAACCAACGTCAGGTTTTCATTATCGCTGGTAATTTGACTGAAGGGGCAAATCTCAGTGACGCCCAAGCACAGGTGAATGAAGTATTGAATAGCTTAAAATTGCCTCAAGGTGTTACCGTCCTACCCAGTTCGACAGCGGAATCCAATCGGCAATTACAAAACTCTCTGTGGTTGTTAGGGGGATTAGCAAGCTTTTTAGTTTTCGTGGTCATGGCAGTGCAATATAATTCACTGATTGACCCACTAGTAATTATGTTTACAATACCATTGGCATTAGCTGGGGGAATTTTTGGGCTATATGTTACTAAAACTGCCATTGGTGCAACTGTAATTGTCGGTGCGGTTTTACTTGTGGGTATTGTAGTTAACAACGCCATCATTATGGTGGAACTGGCAAATCAACTTCGAGAACACAAAGGCGTTGATCGTCAAACGGCAATTTTGCAAGCTGCTCCTCAACGTTTACGCCCAGTCCTGATGACTACAATTACCACGGTTCTAGGCATGTTCCCCTTAGCTTTGGGAATTGGGGAAGGTTCAGAATTTCTGCAACCGTTGGGTATTGTAGTGTTTTCGGGATTGTCTTTGGCAACACTGTTAACGCTGTTTATTATTCCCTGTTTTTATACTCTGCTGCATGATGTGGTGTCGTGGAAATGGGCGAAGCGTATATTAATGCGGTTGGGTATGTTTAGGAAAATCTAA
- a CDS encoding Uma2 family endonuclease, whose product MTAITLNFNNIIKLTDDQFYQLCRDNPDIKFERNASGEIVIMSPTGGETGRRNAKLTARFVLWNEQTQLGEVFDSSTCFKLPNGADRSPDVAWIKQDRWNALTLEQREKFPPIAPDFVLELMSPSDSLKATQQKMQEYIDSGVKLGWLIDRKTGCVEIYRQGKPVEVLEFPGSLSGEDILPGFVLNLQSVWE is encoded by the coding sequence ATGACTGCCATTACTCTCAACTTCAACAACATCATCAAATTAACCGACGACCAATTTTATCAACTGTGTCGGGATAATCCTGATATTAAGTTTGAGCGTAATGCTTCGGGAGAAATAGTTATCATGTCACCCACTGGGGGAGAAACGGGAAGACGCAATGCTAAATTAACTGCTCGATTTGTTCTCTGGAATGAACAAACTCAACTTGGTGAAGTCTTTGACTCCTCTACTTGCTTTAAACTCCCTAATGGTGCAGATCGTTCTCCCGATGTTGCTTGGATAAAACAGGATAGATGGAATGCACTCACTCTTGAACAAAGAGAAAAATTTCCTCCTATTGCTCCCGATTTTGTTTTAGAGTTAATGTCACCTAGTGATAGCTTGAAAGCAACGCAACAGAAGATGCAAGAATACATTGATTCGGGAGTAAAACTTGGCTGGTTAATTGATAGGAAAACTGGCTGCGTCGAAATCTATCGACAAGGAAAACCAGTAGAAGTGTTAGAGTTTCCTGGTAGTTTATCGGGAGAAGATATTTTGCCTGGATTTGTTTTAAATTTACAATCTGTGTGGGAATAG
- a CDS encoding efflux RND transporter periplasmic adaptor subunit → MIWNGNQPRKIIKNHSFSSCSSILLLAFLSSLGLLMGSCGSLPKESAEAQQERRGAAGQAGGATPVDVAIARESGLQQQLEYRGITKPFREVSLRSQVEGRLVALNVDEGDTLRLGQIIGQVDDTILKTELNQAEAELAALRSEVARANAQASNARVEVEQARLQVAQALSDANRQEKLLKEGAISQQAAEQARTNAQTAAQALRAAQEQVRTEEEAVAAAKGRLTAQQALVAQAKERRSYSRIASPIAGAVLDKVPEPGDLLQPGNEILKIGDFSRIKVEFEVSDKELANIRVGQSVEVKLDAFPNNTYVGTITRITPAANTYLVPIEIVIPNRDSKITSGLYARVNFANRGQERVVVPLTAIQGREGESPNQNPESKIENNQGKVFVVVRGGDKTTVAARSVTLGKRADGKVEIISGLEPGESYVVRSGKPLRDRDAVSLSILSEKLDSTPK, encoded by the coding sequence ATGATTTGGAACGGAAATCAGCCGCGTAAAATAATCAAAAATCATTCCTTCTCATCGTGTTCATCAATCTTATTGCTAGCTTTTTTATCAAGTCTTGGACTGCTGATGGGAAGTTGCGGTTCACTTCCCAAAGAATCAGCTGAAGCTCAACAAGAACGTCGTGGTGCGGCTGGACAAGCGGGTGGTGCAACACCTGTAGATGTAGCAATCGCCCGTGAGAGTGGTTTGCAACAACAATTAGAATATAGAGGCATTACCAAACCATTCCGCGAAGTATCGCTGCGATCGCAGGTAGAAGGACGCCTTGTAGCATTGAATGTAGATGAGGGAGATACCCTCAGACTAGGACAAATTATCGGACAGGTTGACGATACAATCCTGAAAACAGAATTAAATCAAGCCGAAGCAGAACTAGCAGCACTTAGATCGGAAGTAGCCAGAGCAAATGCTCAAGCCAGTAATGCCCGTGTTGAGGTAGAACAGGCGCGATTGCAGGTAGCGCAAGCGCTTTCGGATGCAAACAGGCAGGAGAAACTGTTGAAAGAAGGTGCGATTTCGCAACAAGCAGCCGAACAAGCGCGCACCAATGCCCAAACCGCTGCACAAGCATTACGTGCTGCCCAAGAGCAAGTGCGTACAGAAGAGGAAGCCGTTGCTGCTGCCAAAGGTAGATTAACTGCTCAACAAGCGTTAGTGGCGCAAGCAAAAGAGCGCAGATCCTATTCTAGGATCGCATCCCCCATCGCTGGTGCAGTTTTAGACAAAGTGCCAGAACCGGGAGATCTGCTGCAACCAGGTAATGAAATATTGAAAATCGGTGATTTTAGCCGTATAAAAGTGGAATTTGAAGTTTCTGATAAAGAACTGGCAAATATTCGAGTGGGACAGTCCGTAGAAGTGAAGCTAGATGCTTTTCCTAACAACACCTACGTTGGCACGATAACGCGCATTACCCCAGCAGCTAATACTTACTTAGTGCCGATAGAAATAGTGATTCCCAATAGGGACAGTAAAATTACTAGTGGGCTGTATGCAAGAGTGAATTTTGCTAATAGAGGACAAGAACGAGTGGTAGTGCCGTTAACAGCCATTCAGGGAAGAGAGGGAGAAAGCCCTAACCAAAATCCAGAATCCAAGATCGAAAATAATCAGGGCAAAGTGTTTGTGGTGGTACGGGGAGGAGATAAAACAACGGTTGCTGCCAGATCCGTAACGCTAGGTAAACGTGCTGATGGCAAAGTGGAAATTATATCTGGCTTGGAACCGGGTGAATCGTATGTAGTGCGGAGTGGCAAGCCTTTACGAGATCGGGATGCCGTAAGTCTTTCGATACTTTCTGAAAAATTAGATTCCACTCCTAAATAG
- a CDS encoding glycosyltransferase family 4 protein, which yields MRIIHILNEVQEIGNGIVNVAVDLACLQAKSGHEVAVLSGGGEYETLLANYGVKHYQLDQTRKPINLIKAARSYRAIVQEFQPDMVHAHMMTGVVLAALLRKKGGYGLVSTVHNEFQRSSIFMGLADRVIAVSKAVAEAMTRRGISQAKLRVVCNGTLGSPRSRPLQEYEPLPLQRPAIATVAGMYHRKGITELIAAFEQIGSDFPEAHLYIVGNGPDRHEFEAQASKTAVSSRIHFEGFQPQPQRYLLACDIFVLASHREPFGLVLSEAREAGCAIIATDVDGIPEALDNGQAGLLVPAKDSNALAAALVQLLNDPNTLQEWKAKAHQNLEWLNVARVHQETLAVYRELFPEE from the coding sequence ATGCGAATAATACATATCTTAAATGAAGTTCAAGAAATCGGTAACGGTATTGTAAATGTAGCTGTGGATCTTGCTTGTTTACAAGCAAAAAGCGGTCATGAGGTAGCGGTACTTTCAGGTGGTGGAGAATACGAAACATTATTGGCAAATTATGGCGTCAAACACTACCAACTCGATCAGACAAGGAAACCGATCAATCTGATCAAAGCGGCTAGAAGTTACCGAGCAATTGTGCAAGAGTTTCAGCCAGATATGGTTCATGCCCATATGATGACTGGAGTAGTATTAGCAGCACTACTCAGAAAAAAGGGTGGGTATGGTTTAGTTTCCACAGTACATAACGAATTTCAACGATCCAGTATATTTATGGGTTTAGCTGACCGAGTCATTGCTGTCAGCAAAGCAGTTGCCGAGGCGATGACGCGGCGCGGTATATCTCAAGCAAAGTTGCGAGTAGTATGTAATGGTACTCTTGGCAGTCCCCGCAGCCGTCCACTACAAGAATATGAACCCTTACCTTTGCAACGCCCAGCGATCGCCACTGTGGCGGGAATGTATCATCGTAAAGGTATTACCGAGTTAATTGCAGCTTTTGAGCAAATAGGCTCAGATTTTCCCGAAGCGCATTTATATATAGTAGGAAACGGGCCCGATCGCCATGAGTTTGAGGCACAGGCAAGTAAAACTGCGGTCAGTTCGCGCATTCATTTTGAAGGCTTTCAACCTCAACCCCAGCGTTATTTGTTAGCTTGTGACATATTTGTCCTCGCTTCTCATCGCGAACCCTTCGGTTTGGTACTTTCAGAAGCCCGCGAAGCAGGTTGCGCTATTATTGCCACAGATGTAGATGGCATTCCCGAAGCACTGGACAATGGACAAGCTGGTCTTTTAGTACCAGCAAAAGATAGCAATGCCCTAGCAGCAGCACTAGTACAATTATTGAACGATCCCAATACGCTACAAGAGTGGAAAGCAAAGGCACATCAAAATCTAGAATGGTTGAATGTTGCCCGCGTTCATCAAGAAACACTGGCAGTGTATCGAGAGTTATTTCCCGAGGAATAA
- a CDS encoding PrsW family glutamic-type intramembrane protease, with product MSNAFLRLISGSEEYSYSLLTAGEVVLGRDPNSCQIVLDSNHYGMVSRRHATIRPSKTPDGRTSFILYDLSSANGTYLNGQLLQGCQELHVGDRITLGNNGPEFFFEYQYKYQYNSQSLGITQPASTPTTAAVNSSASSFSTNDHTSLSLLIPLLSSPTDLTRKAYLVPGMITVVFVVLLFFAQGFSYQILLGAYLASASLYVIYQLCGKPKPWWVLASSALTTMTILASPVLNILILVFRGILPGSVPEDTSSISFPELFIRYFLGAGMLEELLKALPIIGFYLLGKSLRSSRRERIGVWEPLDGILLGSASAAGFTLFETLGQYVPGRIAEVAQEMGTEAGFGAGLQLLIPRILGEVAGHMAWSGWLGYCIGLSILKPRLASRILPIGYFSAAGLHGLWNSCAGLADSLGVFVLGLLVIVGGISYTLLATAIVKARSLSPTRSQNFATRFFQK from the coding sequence ATGAGTAATGCATTTCTGCGCTTGATTTCCGGTAGCGAAGAATACTCTTACTCGCTACTGACTGCTGGTGAGGTTGTATTGGGGCGCGACCCCAACAGTTGTCAAATTGTGCTAGATTCCAACCATTATGGGATGGTTTCGCGACGTCATGCGACTATTCGCCCATCCAAAACGCCAGATGGCAGAACTAGCTTTATACTTTACGATCTCAGTAGTGCAAATGGAACGTATTTAAACGGACAGCTTTTACAGGGTTGTCAGGAATTGCACGTAGGCGATCGCATTACTCTCGGCAATAATGGGCCGGAATTTTTCTTTGAATATCAGTACAAGTATCAATACAATTCTCAATCATTAGGAATAACACAGCCAGCATCTACACCAACTACAGCAGCAGTAAACTCTTCGGCATCATCTTTTAGCACTAACGATCATACTAGCTTGTCGCTGTTGATACCGCTTTTGTCTTCACCAACAGATTTAACTCGCAAAGCCTACCTAGTACCAGGAATGATCACCGTAGTATTCGTGGTACTGCTATTTTTTGCTCAAGGTTTTTCATATCAAATACTACTGGGAGCTTACCTAGCTAGTGCTAGCTTGTATGTTATATACCAATTGTGCGGCAAACCCAAGCCTTGGTGGGTGCTAGCTTCTTCTGCTCTCACTACTATGACGATTTTAGCTAGTCCTGTACTTAATATATTGATATTGGTGTTTCGCGGCATTTTACCGGGAAGCGTACCAGAAGATACTAGTAGCATCAGCTTTCCAGAGTTGTTTATTCGCTACTTTCTTGGTGCAGGGATGCTGGAAGAATTGCTGAAAGCCTTACCTATAATTGGATTTTATCTGTTGGGAAAGTCTCTGAGATCTTCAAGAAGGGAACGTATCGGTGTTTGGGAACCCCTAGATGGAATTTTACTAGGATCGGCTTCTGCGGCTGGCTTCACCTTGTTTGAAACACTAGGTCAATACGTGCCTGGTAGAATCGCAGAAGTGGCCCAAGAAATGGGAACGGAAGCAGGTTTCGGCGCAGGGTTGCAGTTGCTGATTCCGCGCATTTTAGGTGAAGTAGCAGGACACATGGCTTGGAGTGGTTGGTTGGGATATTGTATAGGCTTAAGCATCCTCAAGCCGCGTCTAGCTTCGCGAATTCTGCCAATAGGTTATTTTAGCGCCGCCGGACTCCACGGTTTGTGGAACAGCTGCGCGGGACTTGCAGACTCTCTGGGAGTTTTTGTCTTAGGGTTATTGGTGATCGTTGGAGGAATATCTTACACCTTGTTGGCAACAGCAATTGTCAAAGCCCGTAGTTTGTCGCCAACGCGATCGCAAAATTTCGCTACTCGTTTTTTTCAGAAATGA